The following is a genomic window from Aphelocoma coerulescens isolate FSJ_1873_10779 chromosome 5, UR_Acoe_1.0, whole genome shotgun sequence.
CCACCATGaatctacttttctttttttgaaaaagGCACTAAATTCCTAAGCAGTTCAAGAGTCAttaggaaacagaaaagaaatgctgTCATCCACATattaaaacatatatatatatacacaaacaCACTATTTTCTTAGAGAACTTAGGACTTAGAGAAAAGTTTAATTGTAGAGCTTGAAATAAGCATCAAAACCAACATGTGGGCACCTGAGCTTGCTCAGGCCAGTCATCATACACAGATAGACAGACATCAACTGACCAGACAGTATACACATACTGACTTGACTACATGTAAGGAGGCCACTTCCAGCTGACAGGAACTCTTGACAGGGAAGCAATAAAACATGcatggaaaataaacaaaattggCAAAACCATAGTGTTCAGAATTAATTCTGAAGTTTCTTAGTGAGTATTTCCACATCTGTTGTCCCACAATGGCAAAGTACTGCTGAGTCTTCAGATATAAACAGCAAAAGCCACATGATGAGTAAGCGCCACTTGGCTGCAGAAACTGGCAAGTTATCGGCAGTAAACATCAATCATCTTCTCTCCAGAAGTCATGTGTTACCCAACCTGCCactaaagaaacaaacaacaaaacacaccaCAGGTTCATATgaagataaggaaaagaaaggaaaaattctcAACTAAACAAACACCATTAGGTTGTTTAACTACAATAAATTCTCCATTCACCTTTCAATTCTCAATTCACCTTTTATCCCAGCAAGTGATGGACATGCAGTGTACCAGTGGCAACTTAACAAACTCCTGCCCCCTGAGTCATACATGGCAATGAGGGCAAAAGATAACGGCTTATGAAGCTTGAGTTTCAATGATCAGATACATCTATTGCTTTGGAGAGATTGTAATTCTTCATTAAATCTCTGCCTGGCCTTCTGAGGTGAAGTTTACATTAGAATAGCAGTAGTAGTAAACTTGATCCGTCTTTATGCCAACACCGTATGTTTCTTTTGTAATGAGAGACACATACATAAACCCAAAACCATCACCCTACTAAGTTCAAATGTTTTCTATAAGCTCTGAAGGAAGGGAGACAATCTCAACTGGCACTGAAAAGGGACACTGAGTACAGGATAACACAGTGATGAGGTCCCCAGTGCTGAGAGACCTGTAAAACTGATGCATCATAGATGTAGAAACTGGGaagagggggggggaaaaaaaaaagctctctgCCATCCCTACTGTCTTTCTGTCCTAGTGATGAAGTCTCATTAAGAACACTGCATTAGATAATGACACATGCTTCCATTTCTATTCCATTTCGCTTCCTCCTGGTTTTTCCTCAAGTTACTTGATCTTCTACATGACAAAACAGGATTTTCACAGTGAATATATGGACAGTTTAAtcatgttgtttcttttttaaacttacTCTCAGTCCTCCTTCTCCACCAGGACGTGAAGCTGCAattctcttttctatttcttcctgtttctttttcttttgctccACAGCATAAGCATTCTTAATACCTCGAGAGGAAGCCTGAGAGAAAACACATTTGGGTAAGACCATGTTAGTTATCTTTCTGTAGAGAAACCAAACTGCATGTCTTGGCAACACCATTTTATGAACTGTGGTTTGTATGAAAAGACTGAAGCACTTAGTAATGCTACTATTATATCAAGATAGCCCTTTCAGGATATTTCCTCATTCTGTGAGCTCTTGGTCCCATAGATAAGTGAGGGTGATTTTGTTTCACTTTGTTACATCCAGGTGAAGATATTTAATCCTCAGAGGCAGAACCAGAACCTCCCTTCCCAAAAGTCCACAAATTTTTAGTCTGTGTTTTTTTCAGTGTCAGGGCCTACTCTTAACCCTCACAaacaggggagaaaaagggttGTGTTAGTAGGGCTAGCCCAGGCTGTGAAGAAGTTCAACTTTTAAACTGTGACCTGTGAGAAATAACCTGCATGATAGTCTACCTTTCAAAATGTCACAGGATGTGTGGGTAGCAGGAGTACCAAATGAAAAACCTGTTGTGAACTGCCTGCTTCACATGCTTGTGGGAACTGTTTAATGACAATCTAGACTAGACGGCAGGAGTATCAGAATTATATACAATTAACaccatgaaaaagaaatagaaaaaaaacaaaacctttttaaaaagtgattctTAGCTAAGTTTAGGATTACAATACCATAGCAGAAGTTATACAAAAGATGCTAAAATCTACCAAGGCAAAACAGCAATGTTCTCACCTGAATTTTAAGGTCCTGACAATAAGCTCAGTTCTCAGTGGGGTACTAAGACAAATCTTACCACCAAATACCAACCTACTTAGACCACGCGATCTCTGCCTTTTAGGAAACTGGCCTTCCAAGTGAGTCAGGTACCCAAAGTGAATGTAGCACCCCAAAAGGAAGAACAGCTCACACGACGTCAGGATGGATAATGAGCAGCTAAGAAGCATGTGCAGGAAAACACTAAGCAGAGAAGGAAGGACATCTGATCTACTCTGTCATCCCTGCACATGTGCAAAACTAAAAATGGCTGCTTGCAAGACATTCCATTACCCAACATTCAGAGGCTAAAATGACCTCTAAGATAGTCCTGAAAAATCCTGGTAGATGTTTTATCCCTTTGTCttccatgaaaaagaaaagtaacagAGCGTGAtacttccatttttctttggcAGCATAATGGATCCCACAAAACTTCAAGGACATCCACAACCCTAGTTGCTTCATTTCTCCTTCCTCTCAGGAAAGCTTTTTAGCTAGGTATTTCCTACAGTTATACTTACAAACCCCTTTGTGACTGAAACCCATTTGTGATTGAAAATAACATGTGGATTACTTTTAGTACATAGAATGATACAAAATCGAGAGTTTTAAGGAGTCTAAAGCATCACTCAGCTGTTGCTCCAGTTATTTACCAAACTCCCTTCAAACTGGGTCAACATGGTCCCCATGCATAATGGTCAATTCCTAATTCAGTATGTAATGTCACTAACATTCACACAAATAACAATCCCTTCTCTGCACAGTTCAGCTGTGGTCTTTCAGACATATCATTCAAAATCTACAATAAGTAAAGAGTATATGCTACAAGTCTTTTTAGAGgtatgtaaggaaaaaaaacaggctGGCTATTCTGCTAGAACATTTGTATCCTACCTCTTCTAACTTTAGATATCAAAACAGTTAAAGCTTGACAACATTAAAAAGACAGAAGACTAAGTGAATACTACATCTTTGCTGGAATCTGAGCTTATAAACATGCTCAAACTGTTGCCTTGTTGATAAACAGAAGTTGCAAGTGCATACAACCTGCATTTTTAAGAAACGTACAAGTGCAATACCACTTGAAATTGCCACTGCA
Proteins encoded in this region:
- the SVIP gene encoding small VCP/p97-interacting protein isoform X2, with the translated sequence MGQCLPCMGGAVKDVVETPDPEIKRRQLAEAAEKRQMEASSRGIKNAYAVEQKKKKQEEIEKRIAASRPGGEGGLRWQVG